In one Thermoplasmataceae archaeon genomic region, the following are encoded:
- a CDS encoding phenylalanine--tRNA ligase subunit alpha — protein sequence MDLSPNEITVFRLIREQIKGGRISENEIVAEGLNLREISSSISWLEKKGLVRIETIQREKIRIGREGEKYLVEGLPELRLVKMLKNAGPSNFERILRELGKETGTIAITQFSKLGIKPKSGMLNLADNSTISEKVNARQNALEFIASGNLNVDQEILDNFRSRGNMLEIKRISSRIVSLTDEGETYRLPDSSELKIEEIDRDVITSGIWKGRSFRTYDLESPVESLRGASVHPITYLIENVRRIFLELGFSEIKGHYVEYAGWNMDALFIPQHHPARDMQDTFYVEVDRKLEFENQEILPAVKIAHENGIKGYRGWGYPWSEDEARRTLLRTHTTVNTIRYLYNHKEPPVAVFSIEKAFRHESVDWTHLAELHQIEGVFYGKEASVSSLKWLIKEFYSRLGFKEVRLIPSYYPYTEPSMDVVAIINGKEVEMGGSGLFRPEVTVPLGLKEPVIAWGLGLERLAMMYFGISDIREIYNSDLKWLQSYRFRS from the coding sequence ATGGACTTAAGCCCCAATGAAATAACTGTCTTTAGATTGATACGTGAGCAGATCAAAGGAGGCAGGATATCTGAAAATGAAATAGTTGCAGAAGGGCTCAATTTGAGGGAAATATCAAGTTCCATATCTTGGTTGGAAAAGAAAGGGCTCGTGAGGATAGAGACCATCCAAAGAGAAAAGATTAGAATAGGCCGAGAGGGGGAAAAATATCTGGTTGAGGGTCTGCCTGAGCTCAGGCTTGTTAAAATGCTTAAAAATGCAGGTCCTTCCAATTTTGAAAGGATTCTCAGGGAGCTCGGAAAGGAAACGGGAACAATAGCAATAACACAGTTTTCAAAACTAGGAATAAAGCCAAAATCTGGCATGCTTAACCTTGCAGATAATTCAACAATTTCAGAAAAGGTCAATGCTAGGCAGAACGCGCTGGAATTTATCGCTTCTGGAAACTTGAACGTAGATCAGGAGATATTGGACAATTTCAGGTCCCGCGGAAACATGTTGGAAATAAAGAGAATCAGTTCAAGAATCGTTTCGCTTACTGATGAAGGAGAAACTTACAGGTTACCTGACTCATCAGAACTGAAAATTGAGGAAATTGACCGAGATGTAATAACTTCCGGGATCTGGAAAGGACGATCATTCAGGACCTATGACCTCGAATCCCCTGTGGAATCACTCAGGGGGGCTAGTGTTCATCCAATTACCTACCTTATAGAAAATGTAAGGAGGATCTTCCTGGAGCTCGGTTTCAGCGAAATTAAAGGACACTATGTGGAATACGCAGGGTGGAATATGGACGCTCTTTTTATTCCACAGCATCACCCAGCAAGGGATATGCAGGACACATTCTATGTCGAGGTCGACAGAAAATTAGAGTTTGAAAACCAGGAGATTTTGCCAGCGGTCAAAATAGCACATGAAAATGGTATTAAAGGGTACCGCGGCTGGGGATATCCATGGAGTGAGGATGAGGCCCGTAGAACTCTACTAAGAACACATACTACAGTCAATACGATCAGATATCTGTATAATCATAAGGAACCCCCCGTAGCTGTATTTTCGATAGAAAAAGCATTCAGGCATGAGAGTGTTGACTGGACGCATCTTGCTGAGTTGCACCAAATCGAAGGGGTATTCTACGGGAAGGAAGCAAGCGTTTCCTCTCTGAAGTGGCTGATAAAGGAGTTCTACTCTAGGCTGGGGTTCAAAGAAGTCAGGCTAATTCCATCTTACTACCCATATACCGAACCAAGCATGGACGTCGTGGCAATTATTAACGGAAAAGAAGTTGAAATGGGAGGTTCCGGTCTCTTCAGGCCAGAGGTAACAGTACCACTTGGGCTCAAAGAGCCGGTGATAGCATGGGGGTTGGGTCTCGAAAGATTGGCAATGATGTATTTTGGAATATCTGACATACGCGAAATATACAACTCAGACCTCAAATGGCTACAGTCATATAGATTTAGGAGTTAA
- a CDS encoding arginine deiminase family protein gives MRIKAEWDRLNDVMIHRPGIEIAYAMLAPRPFLFERPFRISRAAKEHELLEQTMKEAGVNVRVLRDMVVDEAEKSSDFRKALEQKVISTVRFFGTVDSANRASGEFRKNIEIIDSSTLLQILTLEPSIDLKRDAEDMQVEYPTVYSNIPLANLYFMRDQQAVGNNGVVVGNMKKGQRSRETEITEFVIRHILHEKEVFRVSDNGIFEGGDFIPAGNFALIGTGPRTDMNGAMEVINSGKFDYDEILVVDNPVYDFMEENTRDSMINMHLDTYFNIAGDGIAVTSLDLAKKAKGIVMEKESRGVYRNARSISLFDYLREKNFSFINLRLSEQMGYSSNFLTLSNRKILTVNVKDVIQKLMSRKVFSDTLYSKVRSDLEKSGPDKLFPDRKEISDYGIDNITLELSELTGGYGGAHCMTAALNRT, from the coding sequence ATGAGAATCAAAGCCGAGTGGGACAGGCTTAATGATGTTATGATACACAGGCCAGGTATAGAGATTGCTTATGCAATGTTGGCCCCTAGGCCCTTCCTTTTCGAGCGCCCCTTCAGGATATCCAGAGCAGCAAAAGAACATGAGCTTCTGGAACAGACAATGAAGGAAGCGGGAGTAAATGTGAGAGTCTTGAGGGACATGGTAGTCGATGAAGCTGAGAAGTCCTCTGATTTCAGGAAAGCACTTGAGCAGAAGGTGATATCGACTGTCAGGTTCTTTGGCACCGTGGACTCAGCGAACAGAGCTTCCGGTGAGTTTCGCAAGAACATAGAGATAATAGACTCGTCAACGTTGCTCCAGATACTCACGCTTGAGCCCTCAATAGACCTCAAGAGAGATGCTGAGGATATGCAGGTAGAATACCCCACGGTTTATTCCAATATACCTCTGGCAAACCTTTACTTCATGAGAGACCAGCAGGCTGTTGGAAACAATGGCGTTGTTGTAGGGAACATGAAGAAGGGGCAGCGATCGAGGGAGACTGAAATAACTGAATTCGTTATAAGGCATATCCTTCACGAAAAGGAAGTTTTCAGGGTTTCAGATAATGGTATTTTTGAAGGCGGAGATTTTATTCCAGCTGGAAATTTCGCGCTTATCGGAACGGGCCCAAGAACTGACATGAATGGTGCTATGGAAGTAATAAATTCCGGGAAATTTGATTATGATGAAATACTCGTTGTGGATAACCCTGTATACGATTTTATGGAAGAAAATACCAGAGACTCCATGATAAACATGCATCTTGACACTTATTTCAATATTGCTGGTGATGGCATAGCTGTGACCTCACTTGACCTTGCAAAAAAAGCCAAGGGCATAGTGATGGAAAAGGAGTCTCGTGGCGTTTACAGAAATGCCAGGTCAATCAGCCTGTTTGATTACTTGAGAGAGAAGAACTTCAGTTTCATAAATTTGAGGCTAAGTGAGCAGATGGGTTATTCTTCAAACTTCCTTACACTTTCCAATAGGAAGATACTGACAGTGAACGTTAAAGACGTTATTCAGAAACTGATGAGCAGGAAGGTATTTTCGGACACGCTGTACAGCAAGGTCAGAAGTGATCTTGAGAAGTCGGGTCCTGATAAGTTGTTTCCAGATCGGAAAGAAATATCTGACTATGGCATTGACAATATCACGCTGGAGCTAAGCGAGCTCACGGGAGGATACGGCGGAGCACACTGCATGACAGCTGCTCTCAATAGAACATGA
- a CDS encoding NMD3-related protein produces the protein MKCILCGKKESVEKGLCEDCLFKSVYLSYNRGEEVVICPKCDAVKIGKKWYHRDSETSMKRILSAGIRVNGMVDSDLHTYFQPFNLISDHMIHFSSRVTTTGGISHIFPGDTILKKTFNSCPECNKKTGSYYEAVVQIRSSYGQYDPSVDDAVSIALSIEHSLEKKHANSFVSKIEKKPEGIDIFLGRKNDAMRIVKSITETRPASLVVTKSLSGRKEGEDFYRFTYGIRILSLTEGSVISTREGTFLIRSVGKEITRVTDINSGKDSAIKSEALLKDDYKVLEKKLERKRFIVVSRDGDETQLMDPDGFKLTTLRVKADSQDVYLYQYNDRLF, from the coding sequence ATGAAATGTATCCTCTGTGGCAAGAAAGAATCCGTTGAAAAAGGGCTCTGCGAAGATTGCCTATTCAAATCTGTCTATCTTTCTTATAATCGTGGAGAAGAAGTAGTGATATGCCCAAAATGCGACGCAGTGAAGATTGGCAAAAAGTGGTATCACCGAGATTCAGAGACGAGCATGAAGAGGATACTTTCCGCAGGAATTCGCGTCAACGGAATGGTGGATTCAGACCTGCATACCTATTTTCAGCCCTTTAACCTTATTTCTGACCACATGATCCATTTTTCTTCCAGAGTAACAACAACGGGAGGAATATCTCACATTTTCCCAGGGGATACAATACTGAAAAAGACCTTTAACAGCTGCCCGGAGTGCAACAAGAAGACAGGTTCATATTATGAGGCCGTAGTCCAGATAAGATCCTCTTACGGACAATATGATCCTTCCGTGGATGATGCCGTATCAATTGCACTGTCAATTGAACACAGTCTTGAGAAGAAGCACGCTAATTCCTTTGTGTCAAAAATTGAAAAGAAGCCAGAAGGGATAGATATTTTTCTCGGAAGAAAGAACGACGCTATGCGGATAGTCAAGAGCATAACCGAAACACGGCCGGCGAGCCTTGTCGTTACCAAGTCACTGAGCGGGAGAAAAGAGGGTGAAGATTTCTACAGGTTCACTTATGGGATACGTATTCTGAGCCTAACTGAGGGTTCAGTCATTTCAACGAGAGAAGGCACTTTTCTCATCAGGTCTGTTGGGAAGGAAATTACTCGGGTAACTGATATCAACAGTGGCAAGGACAGTGCGATAAAGTCCGAGGCTCTATTGAAAGATGACTACAAAGTGCTTGAGAAAAAATTGGAAAGGAAGAGATTCATAGTAGTGTCCAGAGATGGCGATGAAACTCAATTAATGGATCCAGATGGATTCAAGCTAACAACCTTACGAGTCAAAGCAGATTCGCAGGATGTCTACCTCTATCAGTACAACGATAGATTATTTTGA
- a CDS encoding acyl-CoA dehydrogenase family protein, which yields MIPVCEADVTYNYGIAYTYSMLEMSGDDVYGALRESVKKFVEREIAPVSVKMDADDVFPMDIFRKMGDMGYLGITIPEKYGGGGMDYVAQAIIEEELGYASASFALSYGAHSNLCLDSLYRNGSEYIRSEYVPKLASGEWIGSLALTEPGSGSDALSMKTTAVRDGDEYVITGSKTLITNAPYADLFLTYARTGDEFTPFVVLSSDRGFSRGSKFNKMGMRGSPTGEVFFDSIKVPKERIVGEIGAGREIILSGLNSERVILAFIFIGLARRAIDLSVRYSMRRKQSGKFLYEFEMIQDKLANMYAKYEAGKLLAMKALRKLEEDRMDAMSAATAIFYVAESAESIAREAIQIHGGYGYVKDFEVERLMRDAILGQIGAGTTEIRKKIISSGLIKSYMNYDRMPD from the coding sequence TTGATACCTGTATGTGAGGCAGACGTAACTTATAATTACGGTATCGCGTATACTTATTCTATGCTGGAAATGTCAGGCGATGATGTTTACGGAGCCCTGAGAGAATCCGTGAAAAAGTTTGTGGAAAGAGAAATCGCACCCGTTTCCGTTAAAATGGACGCGGATGATGTTTTTCCCATGGATATTTTCAGGAAAATGGGTGATATGGGTTACCTTGGTATTACCATCCCTGAGAAATATGGTGGAGGGGGGATGGATTACGTGGCACAAGCCATAATAGAGGAAGAACTTGGCTACGCATCAGCATCGTTCGCCCTTTCTTACGGTGCGCACAGCAATCTCTGCCTCGATAGTCTATATAGGAACGGTTCGGAATACATAAGAAGTGAGTACGTTCCAAAGCTTGCGAGCGGGGAATGGATCGGATCTTTGGCGCTGACTGAACCCGGATCGGGTTCTGATGCACTGTCCATGAAAACCACTGCAGTGAGGGACGGAGATGAATATGTCATTACTGGGAGCAAGACGCTCATAACCAATGCACCATACGCCGATCTCTTTCTGACCTATGCCCGCACTGGAGACGAATTTACTCCCTTTGTGGTTCTGAGCAGCGATAGAGGATTCTCCCGAGGATCTAAATTCAACAAAATGGGGATGAGAGGCTCGCCCACAGGAGAGGTATTCTTTGATTCTATAAAGGTTCCCAAGGAACGAATAGTCGGAGAAATAGGTGCTGGCAGGGAAATAATCCTCAGTGGCCTTAACTCTGAAAGAGTGATACTTGCATTTATATTTATAGGGCTTGCGAGAAGGGCGATTGACCTTTCTGTTAGATACAGCATGAGAAGGAAACAGAGTGGAAAATTCCTCTATGAGTTCGAGATGATTCAGGATAAACTTGCGAACATGTACGCAAAGTACGAAGCGGGAAAACTGCTGGCAATGAAAGCTCTCAGGAAACTTGAGGAGGACCGTATGGATGCGATGTCAGCTGCGACCGCCATTTTTTACGTTGCAGAGTCGGCTGAAAGTATAGCCAGGGAAGCGATCCAGATCCACGGAGGCTATGGATACGTCAAGGACTTCGAGGTTGAAAGGCTGATGCGAGATGCAATCCTCGGTCAGATAGGAGCTGGAACCACAGAAATTCGGAAGAAGATCATTTCATCAGGATTGATTAAAAGCTATATGAACTATGACAGAATGCCAGACTAG
- a CDS encoding DNA-directed RNA polymerase: protein MYIMIESENIARIPPDMLVNDYSESLMNVARETIEGKLIDVEDEETLKVQGKCYVVSVVDVKPIGEGAIVHGDGGVYQTIRYKAIAYYPQMHEVVDGVIISIKEFGAFVKIGPFDGLLHISQIMDDRIDKDIANQRLIGKDTKRDLKVGDRVRVRIVAMNLNSSSIHDSQIGLTMKQIGLGKLEWLEKARNKEQGQQ, encoded by the coding sequence ATGTATATAATGATTGAGAGCGAAAACATAGCAAGAATCCCACCCGATATGCTGGTAAATGACTATTCAGAGTCCCTAATGAATGTCGCGAGGGAGACGATTGAAGGGAAACTCATTGATGTGGAAGATGAAGAAACATTAAAGGTTCAGGGAAAGTGCTATGTGGTATCAGTTGTAGACGTGAAGCCAATCGGCGAAGGCGCAATTGTTCACGGAGACGGCGGAGTTTACCAGACCATAAGGTACAAAGCGATCGCATACTATCCACAGATGCATGAAGTCGTTGACGGGGTCATAATTTCTATCAAGGAATTTGGGGCTTTCGTTAAAATCGGTCCATTTGATGGCCTTCTGCACATCAGCCAGATTATGGATGATCGAATTGATAAAGACATAGCAAACCAGAGACTTATCGGGAAAGATACAAAGAGGGATCTGAAGGTGGGAGACCGTGTCAGGGTGAGAATTGTGGCCATGAATCTCAATTCCTCATCGATTCATGACAGCCAGATCGGGCTCACGATGAAACAGATCGGCCTTGGGAAGCTGGAGTGGCTGGAAAAAGCAAGAAACAAGGAACAGGGTCAACAATGA
- the spt4 gene encoding transcription elongation factor subunit Spt4 translates to MKVVLKACKKCKRLTDGKVCISHPEEKLSSEWSGFIYVKEHRYSVIAERAGITSEGMYAIKVRQ, encoded by the coding sequence ATGAAAGTCGTACTAAAAGCATGCAAAAAATGCAAGCGCCTGACTGACGGCAAAGTCTGCATTTCACATCCAGAAGAGAAACTTTCTTCTGAGTGGAGCGGTTTCATTTACGTAAAGGAGCACAGGTATTCAGTTATAGCCGAACGTGCAGGCATAACATCTGAAGGCATGTATGCCATTAAAGTCAGGCAGTAA
- a CDS encoding DUF359 domain-containing protein, which yields MPLKSGSKYIVSEDLRREIASGSNNLCQLEDLLEKAKSKKIIAVGDVTAQRLTEARINLFIEVVDLKTKRNEHRHFSHVPGSFEVVNDPGTISLQLFNLIGRLIRKNTGGRIEVIGEEDLAVIPIIYYSDFDTVVAYGIPDKGLGCIEVSPAIKDTVNKLVERMKLE from the coding sequence ATGCCATTAAAGTCAGGCAGTAAGTATATTGTCTCCGAGGATCTCCGGAGGGAAATTGCTTCGGGTAGCAATAATCTCTGCCAGCTAGAAGACCTTTTAGAGAAGGCAAAATCGAAAAAAATAATAGCCGTTGGAGATGTCACGGCACAGAGACTCACTGAAGCGAGAATCAACCTCTTCATAGAAGTCGTTGATCTTAAGACCAAGAGAAACGAACACCGCCATTTTTCCCATGTGCCTGGTTCTTTCGAGGTGGTGAATGATCCTGGAACAATTTCCCTTCAGCTGTTCAATCTCATAGGCCGCCTGATTCGAAAGAACACCGGTGGGCGAATAGAGGTAATCGGAGAAGAGGATCTGGCTGTAATACCAATAATTTATTATTCAGACTTTGATACAGTTGTTGCTTACGGCATACCTGACAAAGGGCTTGGCTGTATTGAGGTGAGCCCCGCCATTAAGGATACTGTTAATAAGCTCGTTGAGAGGATGAAACTGGAATGA
- a CDS encoding 30S ribosomal protein S24e, producing MTEIKIESTKDNVLLKRKEIRYRIIYSGSGSPNRDSVRDIIAKNTGSKKELVIVDSLKQESGKRELIGYCKVYDDNKSAMLYEPDYELIRNGLKKKEASE from the coding sequence ATGACTGAAATCAAGATAGAATCGACAAAGGATAACGTGCTGCTGAAAAGGAAGGAAATACGGTACAGGATAATATATTCTGGAAGCGGTTCTCCTAATAGAGACTCTGTCAGAGACATAATTGCCAAGAATACGGGATCAAAGAAGGAACTTGTAATAGTTGACTCCCTGAAGCAGGAATCTGGGAAGAGGGAACTCATAGGCTACTGCAAGGTTTATGACGACAACAAAAGCGCAATGCTATACGAACCAGACTACGAACTTATACGCAACGGTCTAAAAAAGAAAGAGGCCAGTGAATAA
- a CDS encoding 30S ribosomal protein S27ae, translating into MKRELYRIDGDKLTRLRRFCPRCGPGTFLAEHENRLTCGKCGYTEIKKK; encoded by the coding sequence ATGAAAAGAGAACTTTACAGGATAGATGGTGACAAACTTACGCGGCTAAGGCGATTCTGTCCAAGATGTGGACCGGGAACATTCCTGGCTGAACACGAAAACAGGCTAACCTGCGGTAAGTGTGGATATACTGAGATAAAGAAGAAATAG
- a CDS encoding DUF763 domain-containing protein, translated as MERRGTSILPLHYGHPPEYLFKRMIELGGTLSEIIINEYGVETFLEKLSDPFWFHSFSLVIGFDWNSSGTTTATLAALKEYYEKHSGEIAIMGGKGQKMSMVRGEAEKLIKDGYMSDTKVHPILENARKVAKIDNNLLQDGYDLYLQFIITTPSGKWSVIQQGMDQKLRMARRYHWIWSAARDMYNDSRSGISSSDIRPMTLDLSTKKSAGNRNSMVEVAGEKPGETRSKLMVGGQRTLDSFGNFFPELRMDYTINWARLQAIYEYDPKDFNELMNLKGVGKSTIRALSYLAEIIYGNSPSFEDPVKFSFALGGKDGVPKPVNVHDYDVAISFYRDALGKAGSGDPNTRRLIRNLSEMSYSFTGRQQ; from the coding sequence ATGGAGAGAAGAGGTACTTCCATTTTACCATTGCATTACGGACACCCTCCGGAGTACCTTTTCAAGAGAATGATTGAACTTGGCGGGACGCTCAGTGAGATTATAATAAATGAGTATGGTGTTGAAACTTTCCTGGAGAAATTATCCGACCCATTCTGGTTTCATTCCTTCTCCCTTGTCATCGGGTTTGACTGGAATTCAAGCGGGACTACTACTGCAACTCTCGCGGCCTTGAAGGAGTATTACGAAAAACACAGCGGCGAGATCGCAATCATGGGGGGAAAAGGACAAAAGATGTCCATGGTCCGTGGAGAGGCTGAAAAGCTGATCAAGGATGGGTATATGAGCGATACAAAAGTCCACCCCATTCTCGAAAACGCCAGGAAAGTGGCGAAAATAGACAACAATCTTCTGCAGGATGGATATGATCTGTACCTGCAATTCATAATAACAACCCCTTCTGGAAAATGGTCTGTGATACAACAGGGGATGGACCAAAAACTGAGAATGGCGCGCAGGTACCACTGGATCTGGTCCGCCGCCAGAGACATGTACAATGATTCCAGATCTGGCATCTCTTCTTCAGATATCAGGCCCATGACTCTTGACTTATCCACAAAGAAGAGTGCTGGAAACAGGAATTCAATGGTAGAGGTTGCGGGAGAAAAGCCTGGCGAGACGCGATCGAAGTTGATGGTTGGGGGCCAGAGAACGCTGGATTCATTCGGGAATTTTTTCCCGGAATTGAGAATGGACTATACCATAAACTGGGCAAGATTGCAGGCTATCTATGAATATGATCCGAAGGATTTCAATGAACTCATGAACCTGAAAGGTGTGGGGAAATCTACAATCAGAGCCCTATCGTACCTCGCAGAAATAATCTATGGCAACAGCCCTTCCTTTGAAGATCCTGTCAAGTTCTCTTTCGCTCTTGGCGGGAAAGACGGGGTTCCGAAACCCGTGAATGTCCACGACTATGATGTTGCGATATCATTCTACAGGGACGCACTGGGAAAGGCTGGATCCGGTGACCCCAACACGAGAAGACTGATAAGGAATCTTTCGGAGATGAGTTACAGTTTCACGGGGAGACAGCAATAA